The Pan paniscus chromosome 3, NHGRI_mPanPan1-v2.0_pri, whole genome shotgun sequence genome includes a window with the following:
- the TACC3 gene encoding transforming acidic coiled-coil-containing protein 3 isoform X2 encodes MSLQVLNDKNVSHEKNTENCDFLFSPPEVTGRSSVLHVSQKENVPPKNLAKAMKVTFQTPLRDPQTHRILSPSMASKLEAPFTQDDTLGLENSHPVWTQKENQQLIKEVDAKTTHGILQKPVEADTDLLGDASPAFGSGSSSESGPGALADLDCSSSSQSPGSSENQMVSPGKVSGSPEQAVEENLSSYSLDRRVTPTSETLEDPCRTESQHKAETPHGAEEECKAETPHGAEEECRHGGVCAPTAVATSPPGAIPKEACGGAPLQGLPGEALACPAGVGTPVPADGTQTLTCAHTSAPESTAPTNHLVAGRAMTLSPQEEVAAGQMASSSRSGPVKLEFDVSDGATSKRAPPPRRLGERSGLKPPLRKAAARQQKAPQEVEEDDSRSGAGEDPPMPASRGSYHLDWDKMDDPNFSPFGGDTKSGCSEAQPPESPETRLGQPAAEQLSAGPATEEPGPCLSQQLHSASAEDTPVVQLAAETPTAESKERALNSASTSLPTSCPVSEPVPTHQQGQPALELKEESFRDPAEVLGTGAEVDYLEQFGTSSFKESALRKQSLYLKFDPLLRDSPRRPVPVATETSSMHGANETPSGRPREAKLVEFDFLGALDIPVPGPPPGVPAPGGPPLSTGPIVDLLQYSQKDLDAVVKATQEENRELRSRCEELHGKNLELGKIMDRFEEVVYQAMEEVQKQKELSKAEIQKVLKEKDQLTTDLNSMEKSFSDLFKRFEKQKEVIEGYRKNEESLKKCVEDYLARITQEGQRYQALKAHAEEKLQLANEEIAQVRSKAQAEALALQASLRKEQMRIQSLEKTVEQKTKENEELTRICDDLISKMEKI; translated from the exons ATGAGTCTGCAGGTCTTAAACGACAAAAATGTCAGccatgaaaaaaatacagaaaattgcgACTTCCTGTTTTCGCCACCAGAAGTTACCGGAAGATCGTCTGTTCTTCATGTGTCAcagaaagaaaatgtgccacCCAAGAACCTGGCCAAAGCTATGAAG GTGACTTTTCAGACACCTCTGCGGGATCCACAGACGCACAGGATTCTAAGTCCTAGCATGGCCAGCAAACTTGAGGCTCCTTTCACTCAGGATGACACCCTTGGACTGGAAAACTCACACCCGGTCTGGACACAGAAAGAGAA CCAACAGCTCATCAAGGAAGTGGATGCCAAAACTACTCATGGAATTCTACAGAAACCAGTGGAGGCTGACACCGACCTCCTGGGGGATGCAAGCCCAGCCTTTGGGAGTGGCAGCTCCAGCGAGTCTGGCCCCGGTGCCCTGGCTGACCTGGACTGCTCAAGCTCTTCCCAGAGCCCAGGAAGTTCTGAGAACCAAATGGTGTCTCCAGGAAAAGTGTCTGGCAGCCCTGAGCAAGCCGTGGAGGAAAACCTTAGTTCCTATTCCTTAGACAGAAGAGTGACACCCACCTCTGAGACCCTAGAAGACCCTTGCAGGACAGAGTCCCAGCACAAAGCGGAGACTCCGCACGGAGCCGAGGAAGAATGCAAAGCGGAGACTCCGCACGGAGCCGAGGAAGAATGCCGGCACGGTGGGGTCTGTGCTCCCACAGCAGTGGCCACTTCGCCTCCTGGTGCAATTCCTAAGGAAGCCTGCGGAGGAGCACCCCTGCAGGGTCTGCCTGGCGAAGCCCTGGCCTGCCCTGCGGGTGTGGGCACCCCCGTGCCAGCAGATGGCACTCAGACCCTTACCTGTGCACACACCTCTGCTCCTGAGAGCACAGCCCCAACCAACCACCTGGTGGCTGGCAGGGCCATGACCCTGAGTCCTCAGGAAGAAGTGGCCGCAGGCCAAATGGCCAGCTCCTCGAGGAGCGGACCCGTAAAACTAGAATTTGATGTATCTGATGGCGCCACCAGCAAAAGGGCACCCCCACCAAGGAGACTGGGAGAGAGGTCCGGCCTCAAGCCTCCCTTGAGGAAAGCAGCAGCGAGGCAGCAAAAGGCCccgcaggaggtggaggaggatgACAGTAGGAGCGGAGCGGGAGAGGACCCCCCCATGCCGGCTTCTCGGGGCTCTTACCACCTCGACTGGGACAAAATGGATGACCCAAACTTCAGCCCGTTCGGAGGTGACACCAAGTCTGGTTGCAGTGAGGCCCAGCCCCCAGAAAGCcctgagaccaggctgggccagCCAGCGGCTGAACAGCTGAGTGCTGGGCCTGCCACGGAGGAGCCAGGTCCCTGTCTGAGCCA GCAGCTGCATTCAGCCTCAGCGGAGGACACGCCTGTGGTGCAGTTGGCAGCCGAGACCCCAACAGCAGAGAGCAAG GAGAGAGCCTTGAACTCTGCCAGCACCTCGCTTCCCACAAGCTGTCCAGTCAGTGAGCCAGTGCCCACCCATCAGCAGGGGCAGCCTGCCTTGGAGCTGAAAGAGGAGAGCTTCAGAGACCCCGCTGAGG TTCTAGGCACGGGCGCGGAGGTGGATTACCTGGAGCAGTTTGGAACTTCCTCG TTTAAGGAGTCAGCCTTGAGGAAGCAGTCCTTATACCTCAAGTTCGACCCCCTCCTGAGGGACAGTCCTCGTAGACCAGTGCCCGTGGCCACCGAGACCAGCAG CATGCACGGTGCAAATGAGACTCCCTCAGGACGTCCGCGGGAAGCCAAGCTTGTGGAGTTCGATTTCTTGGGAGCACTGGACATTCCT GTGCCAGGCCCACCCCCAGGTGTCCCCGCACCTGGGGGCCCACCCCTGTCCACCGGACCTATAGTGGACCTGCTCCAGTACAGCCAGAAGGACCTGGATGCAGTG GTAAAGGCGACACAGGAGGAGAACCGGGAGCTGAGGAGCAGGTGTGAGGAGCTCCACGGGAAGAACCTGGAACTGGG GAAGATCATGGACAGGTTCGAAGAGGTTGTGTACCAGGCCATGG agGAAGTTCAGAAGCAGAAGGAACTTTCCAAAGCTGAAATCCAGAaagttctaaaagaaaaagaccaaCTTACCACAGATCTGAACTCCATGGAGAAGTCCTTCTCCGACCTCTTCAAGCgttttgagaaacagaaagaggtgATCGAGGGCTACCGCAAG AACGAAGAGTCACTGAAGAAGTGCGTGGAGGATTACCTGGCGAGGATCACCCAGGAAGGCCAGAGGTACCAAGCCCTGAAGGCCCACGCGGAGGAGAAGCTGCAGCT GGCAAACGAGGAGATCGCCCAGGTCCGGAGCAAGGCCCAGGCGGAAGCGTTGGCCCTCCAGGCCAGCCTGAGGAAGGAGCAGATGCGGATCCAGTCGCTGGAGAAGACAGTGGAGCAGAAG ACTAAAGAGAACGAGGAGCTGACCAGGATCTGCGACGACCTCATCTCCAAGATGGAGAAGATCTGA
- the LOC134730235 gene encoding uncharacterized protein LOC134730235 has product MGAPLRASLPAGSGLGEEGSTGHSPRGHRAPDAAPAQHSPQGRCRAKTVIGHAFHLQMGELRLGEAGLELTCWDGTARSREASAPTWRPFQTGTSGGWPRPGPKTGQPARDQSVRILGHTPRYRGQGRGPGHATPMDGPSCHAPGMAPTLATLQASGGHIPEATMAQAAEWNLRAGQGPQHPCFSSIQAGKVPRHPRAFFSQSENWARQGPSGASPTCSGTTWPLAGCDTGTAMAAPGSHPQPGREMEGRWAVSNGAFGSLLANEICPLGLPGSSCGGGRPGVCPEPLPSPAKLHPHPRRG; this is encoded by the coding sequence ATGGGGGCCCCGCTGAGGGCCTCGCTGCCCGCAGGTtctgggctgggggaggaagggagcaCAGGCCACAGCCCACGAGGCCACAGGGCCCCGGACGCGGCTCCCGCCCAGCACTCGCCGCAGGGCCGCTGCCGAGCCAAGACTGTGATTGGTCATGCTTTCCATCTACAGATGGGGGAACTGAGGCTTGGGGAAGCCGGCTTGGAGCTGACTTGTTGGGATGGTACCGCCAGAAGCAGAGAGGCTAGTGCCCCAACTTGGAGGCCCTTCCAGACTGGGACATCTGGGGGGTGGCCTCGCCCAGGCCCTAAAACGGGCCAGCCAGCTAGAGACCAGAGTGTCAGGATCTTGGGTCACACGCCCAGGTAccgggggcaggggaggggcccaGGCCATGCCACGCCCATGGATGGGCCAAGCTGCCATGCCCCTGGGATGGCGCCGACTCTAGCCACACTCCAGGCAAGCGGGGGGCACATCCCTGAAGCCACAATGGCCCAGGCTGCCGAGTGGAACCTCAGAGCTGGACAGGGCCCCCAACACCCATGCTTCAGCTCCATCCAGGCTGGGAAAGTGCCTAGACACCCCAGAGCCTTCTTCAGCCAGAGTGAAAACTGGGCCAGGCAGGGACCCAGTGGGGCTTCCCCGACCTGTTCAGGGACGACCTGGCCCCTGGCGGGGTGTGATACAGGCACAGCAATGGCGGCCCCTGGCTCCCACCCACAGCCAGGCAGAGAGATGGAAGGTCGCTGGGCGGTCAGCAATGGGGCCTTCGGAAGTCTGCTGGCTAATGAGATTTGCCCACTCGGCCTTCCCGGCTCTTCCTGTGGCGGAGGCAGGCCTGGCGTCTGCCCGGaacccctcccttccccagcaaagctgcacccccaccccaggaggGGCTGA
- the TACC3 gene encoding transforming acidic coiled-coil-containing protein 3 isoform X1, which produces MSLQVLNDKNVSHEKNTENCDFLFSPPEVTGRSSVLHVSQKENVPPKNLAKAMKVTFQTPLRDPQTHRILSPSMASKLEAPFTQDDTLGLENSHPVWTQKENQQLIKEVDAKTTHGILQKPVEADTDLLGDASPAFGSGSSSESGPGALADLDCSSSSQSPGSSENQMVSPGKVSGSPEQAVEENLSSYSLDRRVTPTSETLEDPCRTESQHKAETPHGAEEECKAETPHGAEEECRHGGVCAPTAVATSPPGAIPKEACGGAPLQGLPGEALACPAGVGTPVPADGTQTLTCAHTSAPESTAPTNHLVAGRAMTLSPQEEVAAGQMASSSRSGPVKLEFDVSDGATSKRAPPPRRLGERSGLKPPLRKAAARQQKAPQEVEEDDSRSGAGEDPPMPASRGSYHLDWDKMDDPNFSPFGGDTKSGCSEAQPPESPETRLGQPAAEQLSAGPATEEPGPCLSQQLHSASAEDTPVVQLAAETPTAESKERALNSASTSLPTSCPVSEPVPTHQQGQPALELKEESFRDPAEVLGTGAEVDYLEQFGTSSFKESALRKQSLYLKFDPLLRDSPRRPVPVATETSSMHGANETPSGRPREAKLVEFDFLGALDIPVPGPPPGVPAPGGPPLSTGPIVDLLQYSQKDLDAVVRMQVKATQEENRELRSRCEELHGKNLELGKIMDRFEEVVYQAMEEVQKQKELSKAEIQKVLKEKDQLTTDLNSMEKSFSDLFKRFEKQKEVIEGYRKNEESLKKCVEDYLARITQEGQRYQALKAHAEEKLQLANEEIAQVRSKAQAEALALQASLRKEQMRIQSLEKTVEQKTKENEELTRICDDLISKMEKI; this is translated from the exons ATGAGTCTGCAGGTCTTAAACGACAAAAATGTCAGccatgaaaaaaatacagaaaattgcgACTTCCTGTTTTCGCCACCAGAAGTTACCGGAAGATCGTCTGTTCTTCATGTGTCAcagaaagaaaatgtgccacCCAAGAACCTGGCCAAAGCTATGAAG GTGACTTTTCAGACACCTCTGCGGGATCCACAGACGCACAGGATTCTAAGTCCTAGCATGGCCAGCAAACTTGAGGCTCCTTTCACTCAGGATGACACCCTTGGACTGGAAAACTCACACCCGGTCTGGACACAGAAAGAGAA CCAACAGCTCATCAAGGAAGTGGATGCCAAAACTACTCATGGAATTCTACAGAAACCAGTGGAGGCTGACACCGACCTCCTGGGGGATGCAAGCCCAGCCTTTGGGAGTGGCAGCTCCAGCGAGTCTGGCCCCGGTGCCCTGGCTGACCTGGACTGCTCAAGCTCTTCCCAGAGCCCAGGAAGTTCTGAGAACCAAATGGTGTCTCCAGGAAAAGTGTCTGGCAGCCCTGAGCAAGCCGTGGAGGAAAACCTTAGTTCCTATTCCTTAGACAGAAGAGTGACACCCACCTCTGAGACCCTAGAAGACCCTTGCAGGACAGAGTCCCAGCACAAAGCGGAGACTCCGCACGGAGCCGAGGAAGAATGCAAAGCGGAGACTCCGCACGGAGCCGAGGAAGAATGCCGGCACGGTGGGGTCTGTGCTCCCACAGCAGTGGCCACTTCGCCTCCTGGTGCAATTCCTAAGGAAGCCTGCGGAGGAGCACCCCTGCAGGGTCTGCCTGGCGAAGCCCTGGCCTGCCCTGCGGGTGTGGGCACCCCCGTGCCAGCAGATGGCACTCAGACCCTTACCTGTGCACACACCTCTGCTCCTGAGAGCACAGCCCCAACCAACCACCTGGTGGCTGGCAGGGCCATGACCCTGAGTCCTCAGGAAGAAGTGGCCGCAGGCCAAATGGCCAGCTCCTCGAGGAGCGGACCCGTAAAACTAGAATTTGATGTATCTGATGGCGCCACCAGCAAAAGGGCACCCCCACCAAGGAGACTGGGAGAGAGGTCCGGCCTCAAGCCTCCCTTGAGGAAAGCAGCAGCGAGGCAGCAAAAGGCCccgcaggaggtggaggaggatgACAGTAGGAGCGGAGCGGGAGAGGACCCCCCCATGCCGGCTTCTCGGGGCTCTTACCACCTCGACTGGGACAAAATGGATGACCCAAACTTCAGCCCGTTCGGAGGTGACACCAAGTCTGGTTGCAGTGAGGCCCAGCCCCCAGAAAGCcctgagaccaggctgggccagCCAGCGGCTGAACAGCTGAGTGCTGGGCCTGCCACGGAGGAGCCAGGTCCCTGTCTGAGCCA GCAGCTGCATTCAGCCTCAGCGGAGGACACGCCTGTGGTGCAGTTGGCAGCCGAGACCCCAACAGCAGAGAGCAAG GAGAGAGCCTTGAACTCTGCCAGCACCTCGCTTCCCACAAGCTGTCCAGTCAGTGAGCCAGTGCCCACCCATCAGCAGGGGCAGCCTGCCTTGGAGCTGAAAGAGGAGAGCTTCAGAGACCCCGCTGAGG TTCTAGGCACGGGCGCGGAGGTGGATTACCTGGAGCAGTTTGGAACTTCCTCG TTTAAGGAGTCAGCCTTGAGGAAGCAGTCCTTATACCTCAAGTTCGACCCCCTCCTGAGGGACAGTCCTCGTAGACCAGTGCCCGTGGCCACCGAGACCAGCAG CATGCACGGTGCAAATGAGACTCCCTCAGGACGTCCGCGGGAAGCCAAGCTTGTGGAGTTCGATTTCTTGGGAGCACTGGACATTCCT GTGCCAGGCCCACCCCCAGGTGTCCCCGCACCTGGGGGCCCACCCCTGTCCACCGGACCTATAGTGGACCTGCTCCAGTACAGCCAGAAGGACCTGGATGCAGTGGTAAGGATGCAG GTAAAGGCGACACAGGAGGAGAACCGGGAGCTGAGGAGCAGGTGTGAGGAGCTCCACGGGAAGAACCTGGAACTGGG GAAGATCATGGACAGGTTCGAAGAGGTTGTGTACCAGGCCATGG agGAAGTTCAGAAGCAGAAGGAACTTTCCAAAGCTGAAATCCAGAaagttctaaaagaaaaagaccaaCTTACCACAGATCTGAACTCCATGGAGAAGTCCTTCTCCGACCTCTTCAAGCgttttgagaaacagaaagaggtgATCGAGGGCTACCGCAAG AACGAAGAGTCACTGAAGAAGTGCGTGGAGGATTACCTGGCGAGGATCACCCAGGAAGGCCAGAGGTACCAAGCCCTGAAGGCCCACGCGGAGGAGAAGCTGCAGCT GGCAAACGAGGAGATCGCCCAGGTCCGGAGCAAGGCCCAGGCGGAAGCGTTGGCCCTCCAGGCCAGCCTGAGGAAGGAGCAGATGCGGATCCAGTCGCTGGAGAAGACAGTGGAGCAGAAG ACTAAAGAGAACGAGGAGCTGACCAGGATCTGCGACGACCTCATCTCCAAGATGGAGAAGATCTGA